The Macaca nemestrina isolate mMacNem1 chromosome 17, mMacNem.hap1, whole genome shotgun sequence genome contains the following window.
TGGCAGGCCGTGACTTGGGCTTCATCTTATCACACTTTACACAGAAATCCCATCACCCCACCCGCAGTCCAGTGTGCACAGGAGGCCGCTCCCCTGTCAGCTCGGGAGACATGCCGCGGGTGTGTCTGAGCAGCTGAGTCCAACCATAGCACTTCCACGGCCCCTGCTCCGGACTGAACCTGGCATCTGCCCAAGGCTGGATGAGCTGTCCTTACTGCTTCCAGAGGGCCGCCATTTCCCTTGGGAGGGGCAGAAGGCTCCCCCTCTTTAGCGTTGTGGGCAGCTCACTCAGCCTCTCATAGCTTTGACTTCTCCCATGGAAATGGGGGTGATGATAGCACTTGTTTCTAGGGTTCAGTCATGTGTCCAGTGCATGCTCAGTGAAGTGTCCACAGTTCCAGGAGCTTGAGCCCTGCCTTACAGCTCCTGGCGGAAGGACAGAAGGCAGCCATGCTAGGGGCCACCCTGTGCTTTAGGAAGTGCTGAGGTGGGACTGGCAAGGGAGGCTCCAAGGGCCCCATGGGGAGAGGCTCTCTGTCAGTGCCTAGTTGCCCTCTGCCGCTGCTCCTCTTTCTCAGGACTCCAGAGAGGCCAAAGAGCCCCCTCCGTCTCTCAGACATGTCCTGCCTATGAGCTGCAGCCCAGATCTAAGAACTACAGAAGTCTAGGGTGGGCGGGATGTCAGGGAGCCATCCTGTCCAGCCCCCTGACCATCCATGGTTCTTTCAACCCTTTCCCCCCTGGGTCAGTGCTTAAAGAACTGGGTGATGAAGGGCCACCCCGACATGGCAGAGCACCTAGTCTGGTATCCCAGGAAGACGCAACTCACAAGGAGAGCCGTGGAGGGCTTGTTAGCAGCAAGAGGGTGTCAGCGTGTGACAGCTGGGGGCTGAAAGGTCTCAGGGATGGACTGAGGTTGGCGACTGCAGTGAGTGCCAGGGAGAGGGAAGAACAGACAGGACAGCTCAGGGGTAAGGAGCACACGGGGTCTGGAATTTACTCTACCTGCAGTGGGATCCTGTAATAATGTTcttccagctgggcgtggtgactcacgcccgtaatcccagcactttgggaggccaagatgggtggatcacctgaggtcaagagtttaagatcagctggctaacatggcgaaaccccgtctctactaaaaatacaaaaaaatgagttgggcgtggtggcatgtgcattttatcccagctactcgggaggctgaggcaggagaatcacttgaacctgtgaggtggaggttgcagtgagccaagatcgcaccactgcactccagcctgggcgactgagcgagactccgtctcaaaaaaaaaaaaaaaaaaaagtttccccaAAGCAGGACCAGTCTGATCCAGGTGCTGCTCGGGAGCAGGCAGCAGAGTGAAACCTTGACAGGCTTCTGCCCCCATCAGTGGAGGAGGGTCCTTGGCAGGGGCACCATGGGCACCTGTCCCTCCGGCTGGGGAAGATGTCTTAGTTGGGTTTCAGGTTCAGGTAAATCTTCTCTTTGTTAGTTTCCAGAAAAACAGGGCAAGTGGGTGAAGCTGTGGCCTTCACTCCTGATTGATCACTCAGGACACTGGGCATGTTTTGCAAATGAGCTGAGAGGTGGCTTCCTCCACTGAGCAGGAACCAAAGGGAGGGGTACCGTGATGACAGGAAGCCGCGTTAGGATGCACGGAAAGTTATCTTCCCGCAGTGAGCAGCTGTGCTGAGCAGAGTGACCTCCAAAACAAGGTAGCATCTGTCCCCAAGGCCAAGAGGTCATTACACTGAGGGGGCCTGACCTGAGGGAATGGGGGTGGGATTCCGGCCACATTACCTGAGCACATGAGTTCTTTGATGCAGAACCAACCACTGATGTCTCACTGttgccttttctgttttcctccagAATCCTAGTAACGGTGACatggaaataactttaaaatgctCTAATCTCTTAATTACAGTACATAAGTCAAATGGTACACTCCTTACCATTAATCTACAATGATTGCAGAGCCATGAATGTGCATTTATTGGCATGGAAAGATGTTCACAATAcattgtttttggggtttttttgttttgttttgttttgtttttgagatggagtttcactcgtttgctcaggctggagtgcaatggcacaatctcggctcactgcaacctcagcctcctgggttcaagcgattctcctgcctcagcctccctagtagctaggactataggtgggctccaccatgccccgctaatcacaatatattgttaaatgtaaaaagctggggcgggcacagtggctcatgcgtatagtcccagcactttgggaggccgaggcgggtgaatcgcctgaggtcaggagttcgagaccagcctggccaacatggtgaaaccccgtctctactaaaactacaaaaatttagccgggcgtggtggcacatgcctgttatcccagctacttgggaggctgaggcaggagaatcacttgaacccaggaggtggaggttgcagtgagccgagatcacgccactgcactccagcctgcgtgacagagcaaaactctgtctcaaaaaaataaataaataaataaaataaaagctggcGTAAACCatgcacagtggtgcatgcctgtagttttaactcccagggaggctgaggcagaagtatgacttgaagccagaagttcaagaccagactggacaacatagggagacccaacCCCATCTCAGAAAACTGATCAAGCAGCAAGCAGAGTATCCCATTTTTACTAAATACTTACATGTATTCACATATTTCAAATTGTGGGATGAAAAACCAATGTTCAGTCAGCCGCCTGACACTTGAGACGTactattgctctgtcgcccaggctggaatgcagtggtgccatctcagcaacctccacctaccgggttaagctattctgcctcagcttcccaagtagctgggattataaacatatgccaccaggcccagctaatttttgcatttttagtagagatggggttttaccatgttggccaggctggtctggaactcctgacctcagggtgatccatccacctcggcctcccaaaagtactgggattataggcgtgagcctataatttgtttgtttgtttttgagccatttgtttgtttttgagacagagtctcactctgtcgcccaggttggagtgcagtggtgcgatcatggcttactgtagctccacctcctgggttcagacagtcctcctacctcagccactcaagtagctggggctacaggcatgtaccgccacgcctggctaattttgtgtgtttttgtagagccagagttttgccatgtcgcccaggctggtcttgaattcctgggctcaagggatcctcctgccttggcctcctaaagcactggaattacaggtgtgagccactgtgcccagcccattctAGTATTTTTACCAGTTTTATTGCTATATTATGGACATaataaactgtacatatttaaagggtacaatttgataaattttggTGTAAGTGtatacccatgaaaccatcatcttatatgtttataatttttataaattgttcTAAGGTGATGATACATTAtaggtttttagtttatttttttcagatagggtctcactctgttgcccaggccggagtgcaatggtgcaatctcggcttactgcaccctccgcctcccagattcaagcgattctcctgcctcagcctcacaagtagctgggattacaggcacctgccacgcccgactgatttttgtatttttagtggagacagagtttcaccatgttgaccaggctggtctcgaactcctgacctcaggtgatccacccacctcagcctcccaaagtgctgggattacaggcgtgcctgGGCCGGCCTTGTTTTAGGTTTTTAcattaaagggaaaaaagaaagcgTATCAGCCATTGAACTGGCTGAACCGAGAGGGAAAGGGATTTGTGCGCACCTCTGGAAGGCTGGGCTGTGGCAGGCGGGAGCAGGCAGGCCTTTCTAGAACCGAGAAGGCAGGAGCCGGAATGGGCTTTGGATCGCTTGTGCTGGGACCAGCTTCTCAGCCTGGGCCCTCCCTGGGGTTCATGAGCTGGGGAACTGGCAGGAGGCCCGGGGCTACAGCATCCAGATTGTTCCTTGGTCTCCCACAGGAGGCCTGTGCAACCTGTGCCCAGACCGGGCCAACAAGGAGCACATCCTGCAGGCAGGAGGTGTCCCACTCATCATCAACTGCCTGTCCAGCCCCAACGAGGAGACGGTGCTGTCTGCCATTACCACGCTCATGCACCTGAGCCCGCCGGGCCGCAGCTTTCCCCCGGAGCTGACCGCCGCGCCCGTGGTGCAGTGCATGCTTCGCTTCTCCCTCTCGGCCAGTGCCAGGCTCCGGAACCTGGCGCAGATCTTCCTGGAGGACTTCTGCTCCCCACGCCAGGTGGCCGAGGCCCGCAGCCGGCAGGCGCACTCTGCCCTGGGTATCCCACTGCCGAGGAGCATGGCCCCACGGCAGCGCTGATCCACGGGGACCGTGAGACTGTAGCACCCCTACTGTTGGAGACCACGGTCCTGATGTGGACGCAGGGAACAGGGGGAGCATATGCTGCCCCACTGGTGCCTTTTCAGCCATTTGAAAGGCGGGTTCTTTCAGCAGGACAGGCATTTACACTGTGATGAAACTCCGTCAGGAGTGAGGAAGCCAGACTCCGAGGCACGCGGAGATCAAACTGGAGCTGCTTTCATAGGCCGGCACTCTCTACCCTACGTCTGGTGCCACCACTGCCAGGCTCAGGCCCTGGTGTAAGAAGTGGCCAAGTGCCTGGACCCAGAGGCTTCGCAGTACAGTGTTCTCAAGAGCTGGGACTGAGGCTTAGGAGAGCTGCCTTTGCTGCGGGAAATCAGGGATTATCCCTTAACAGAAGTGTCTGGAGTAGTTTTCAGGGATAGGAATGAGATGCCTCATGGTAAAAGATGTGGTGCCCCCTCCGGGGCTGTGGAGGATGGATACCTCCCCCAGGGGCTCCCCAAGCTGGGCATTTGGGCCTGGTGGATGCCAACCTGGATAACCTGTGGCCCAGCATTGACTGTCCACCCAGCCCTGCTATCTGCTAGGCACCATGATTCCAAGATGAAGATATGGTCCCTGCCCTTGAGTGACAGCCCAGTGACTTAATGTGGCCATTGGGCATCAAGCACAAGGCCATGCAGGTGATGAGATGTCGGAGTAGAGGCGCCAGCCCTGGGAACTGCATCTTCTCCCCTTGCCACCCCACGGCCCCAGCTGAAGGCTttggccctcctcctcccccccctCACCACTCCACGGCCCCAGCTGAAAGCTttggccctcctcctcccccctcacCACTCCACGGCCCCAGCTGAAAGCTTTGGCCCTCCTCCTTTGCTGTCACACTCAGTGATGGGGAGCCCTACCCCAGAAGTGTATCTCATGAGGGACGCAGTGAAAATGGTGCTCAAGGGAGACAGGAAGAGACAGCAACATAAAGGATGTGGCTCCATGTCCACGGCGCCACCTGGTCAACAGAAGGTGCGTGGGAGCTGATGGGAAGTTGCTCAGGGAAAATGGGGGGTCCTTGCCTCTTGTGTACCTCCTCAAGGCTGACCCCTTACATGGCCCAGGAATGGCAGGTGCTACAAGAATAATATCCACATGGGCATGGAAATGGGGCAGATTCAGGGACCACTGGGCtcagaggggagggaagggctCATCAGCACCCACCCAGGGAGCCTGTCCCTTTATGTTCCCAAATAAAGGGTCCTAGAACACCAGAAAACCAAGGTCTTTTATTAAAGAGTTCCAACTGGTTTTCCCACTACTTCCACGCAAGCCAGGGGCCAGAGGCAGCCTCTCGGAAGGTACCGGGTGGCTGGGCCTGGGGCCTGGCAGCACAGCGCTTAACGGTATCTGCCTGCTCCACTCCACAGGGCCAGAGGCACCAGCACGATGCCGCCCTGACTCGGCTCTGTGGTGGCCCCTGCCCGCCCTTCAGCGCCAGCTGCTGCCCGCGGCATCCCCGCTCATTCCCGCTGCGCGGCTCCTCGCTTGCTGTCTAAGATCTCCCTCCAGTTGTCACTCCAGGAGAGCAACCGTCTCTTTGTCGGGGGCAGGACCAGGTGCCGATTGTGACAGCAGGTGAACAAGATGTGCTCCCAGCGCGGGGTCTCCTCGTCGCCTGGGACAAGAAAGGCAGCGCTGACATCTGTAATGGGCATGATTACTTCCTCTCCCTAATCAGGGCAGGCTAGAGGCCTGGAGGCTGCCAAGGATAACGGATCCAACCTCGAATTGTGTCCTTGTCATCAATGAGCAGGTCCCCCAAGACCACCGTCTTGTCCCTTGTCAGGATAATTCGTTCTACGAACTGGGGCCCCAGGTGCTGCTCCACCCAGCGGTACTGTGTAGAAGACACAGGTCTGTGAGTAGGGCCTGATGGGAGCCGGAATTCAGGGACAGGGAGTGGGGTCTAAGCCTTTGAGAGCCCCCCACCCCCGACCTTCTGGGTTTCTggtggtttctttttaaaatcaggattTAGGCAGCTCCACGTGCGGAGTAGGGGCGGGGCAGCCACACCTTCTCACCCACACAGTGGTCGTACTTCAGCAGGGGGCTGGTGCAGATGAAGACCTCCGTGCTGCGGGGAAGGTCGCGGTTACCACCGGGAGCCGGGAGCCCGCCCAGGACTCCGCCCGCCCCCACTCTCCTTACTCCGGTAGGTCGTTCATCTCCCGCACAGCGTCCAAGGCCCCCGGGATGGGCTCCAGGTCCAGGAAAAAGCCCGGGGCTTCGTACACACTGGCCACTTTATCCTGAAAGACAAGAGTTCTGGGTCCCGGCTTCTGCCTCCGGCAGATGCAGTTCCCACGAGGACTCGCAGGGAGGCTCCTGGGGGCTCTGGGCCCGGGCTCCGAGCTGCGGAGGGGTCTTTGGTCAGGGGCACGCGCCCAAAGGCTCCTCCCCAGGGTGCGCTGCCCGCGGGTGCCAGGGTAAGGGCTCTGCGCCCTTCACACAGAAGGGGGTGACCCCGGGAACGGAGCGAGCCGGCCCTGCCCGTGTGGGGACCCCGCGCCCCCTACCGCCAGGTCGGGCCGCAGGGCGCGGTACTGCTCGCGGGCCAGGAAGCCGCGGCGCTGCTCCAGCGGCACGTGCGGCTCCTCAGGGAAGCGGCGGCGGAAGCCCCGCAGAAGGCCGGCCTCGAAGTCGGCCAGGACGCCGTCCATGTCCACCAGCACACGCAGGCGCCGCGCCATCGCCGCCGGGCCGGGGCTGCAGGCTCTCGGCGTCTGGGGGGCGCGGGCCCGGCCGGAAGCGCggggagtgggaggggagcgCTGCTTCCGGAGCCCGGGCGCTGGACGGGGTCCGCTGGGCTGATTTGCATAGAGCCTCCGGGACGCCCCGCCCAGGTCGTAAACCGCTGCCGAAGGCTCTGCGCGAGGCCTTCCTAGGGTTCGGGTGCAGGGACAGCTTTGGGGGGCACTTTTCTGACCCTGCGCTTTCTCGGGACCCAGCCTTTGTCCGCATCAGACGCCCCCCACTTTACAGCAGACGTACCCCCGTTCACCTCACGTTACTAGTAGGGGACCGACCTTCCAGGGGCCCAACAAAGGGTTGATCTGAAATACTAACGAGGAAGTCAAGGGTCCTAAACCTGTGGGGCTAGCTCcacggtttttttgtttttctgagagggagtcttgctctgtcgcccaggccgtaTGCGGTGcaacagtggcgcgatctcggctcactgcagcctccgcttcccaggttcaaccgattctcttgcttcagcctcccgagtacttgggattacaggcacctgccaccacgcctggctaatctttatttttagtagagacggggtttagccatgttggtcaggctgatctcaaactcctgacctcaagtgatccgcctgcctcggcctcccaaagtgctgggattacaggcgtgagccaccgcgcccggccaaactctTTTTTTTACCGCAATGCGGTGGTCTCAGTGGATTGATTTCGTCTGTGAGTGGGGCAGTCTCAGTGGATTGATTTCGTCTGTGAGTGGGGCAGTCTCAGTGGATTGATTTCGTCTGTGAGTGCGGCAGTCTCAGTGGATTGATATCGTCTGTGAGTGGGGCAGGAACAGTCCCTTGAGGACTACAAAGTGAAATGAATCTGTTAACTGCTTTGTGTAAGTCTAGCTGGTTAAGAGCTAATTCACACTAGAGTTGGCTTGAAACATGGGAGCTTCAGCGTGGTTTCCCCTGGAAAGATGATTTTGATCAAACATAGGTAATCAGGACTGTCCTCAGGACTTTATGTGGAACTGACATGGCTTACCTACTCCCGTCTAGAAAATGCTGAAccgggccaggagcggtggctcacgcctgtaatcccagcactttgggaggccaaggcgggcggatcacgaggtcaggagatcgagaccatcctggctaacacggtgataccgtctctaataaaaatacaaaaaattagctgggcgaggtggcaggcacctgtagtcccagctacggtggaggctgaggcaggagaatggcgtgaacccgggaagcggagcttgcagtgagctgagatcacaccactgcactctagcctaggcgacagagcaagactctgtgtccaaaaaaaaaaaaaaaaaaaattggaggacATCTAGCTGGTATCCACTGCAGaactgcttgcttgcttgctggtGGGGAGAAATCCCCACATATTTAAAGTTGGAGAACactttttttgacacagggtcttgctgtcacccaggctggagtgcagtggtgcgattgtggctcactgtggcctcgatctcacaggctcaagcaatcctcctgcctcagcctcctgactagtcgtgtgtcatcacacctggctatttttggtagagatgaggtttcaccatgttgcccagtcttggaGAACACTTTAAAATGTTACTGCCCAGAACAATGGGG
Protein-coding sequences here:
- the LOC105469153 gene encoding armadillo repeat-containing protein 7 isoform X1 — protein: MAQKPKLDPHVGRLGYLQALVTEFQETQSQDAKEQVLANLANFAYDPSNYEYLRQLQVLDLFLDSLSEENETLVEFAIGGLCNLCPDRANKEHILQAGGVPLIINCLSSPNEETVLSAITTLMHLSPPGRSFPPELTAAPVVQCMLRFSLSASARLRNLAQIFLEDFCSPRQVAEARSRQAHSALGIPLPRSMAPRQR
- the LOC105469152 gene encoding 5'(3')-deoxyribonucleotidase, cytosolic type encodes the protein MARRLRVLVDMDGVLADFEAGLLRGFRRRFPEEPHVPLEQRRGFLAREQYRALRPDLADKVASVYEAPGFFLDLEPIPGALDAVREMNDLPDTEVFICTSPLLKYDHCVGEKYRWVEQHLGPQFVERIILTRDKTVVLGDLLIDDKDTIRGDEETPRWEHILFTCCHNRHLVLPPTKRRLLSWSDNWREILDSKRGAAQRE